The Macadamia integrifolia cultivar HAES 741 unplaced genomic scaffold, SCU_Mint_v3 scaffold624, whole genome shotgun sequence DNA window AAGGATAAagacaaaaattaaatatattatttcataatttgtatcacatcaaaacacaaagaatcaaatatagaaataacccatcaaaacacatttttcctatttttggtAGAGACCTATCAAAATAGTGAAACACGGTAACACCATTGGTAGCGGTTAACTATCAGTTTTGTGGTTTTGAACCGAATCTGGAAAATGACCTAGATAACTAGAATCAGAACGATTTTATATGGTGCAGTTTGATTCGATCATAAACGGTCAAGTAAATGGTTTTAGTTATATTTTGACACCTAGCTATCTAAATCAGTATCAATCCCGTTTTAAAACTATATCAGATGTTGCTCAAGGACTTGGTCATTGACTCAATGGATCAAGTCCCTTTAGTGCATCCAGAAAAGGAACCTCTATTAACCCCACTATATACTCTTTCAAGTGGCCCTCTTAAGGAAGCAGCAATAGCAGGTCGTCGAAACTCTGCCGTTGAGTCGTCGATAGTAGTAGTAGCAGTCAAAAATTTCAGATTGAGCCTAACGGTCTTGAAACGAGGGACGAAGGTTCATCCTCGAACAGATCTGGCCGGAATAGGACTCTGGATCTTGGAGTCTGATCTGAGCTACCGGAACGAAGGATGACACCGGTGGCGAGGAAGGCCATGGACGGAGAGTCTTTCTAGGAGGCTGATCTGAGCTTCAGCAccgttcttcccttcttcttcactgcCTGCAAATCTGTTCCTTCAGCTCTGATTCAGATCTGCGATTCAAATTCATTCCTGCTTTCTTCTGTGTTGAGCTCTGCTTCAGATCTGAGTTCTTTTTGGAGCTCTGAGTACCGAAGGTGCTggtttttttaactttttattgGAGGGGAGCTATTGCACGAGTTTGGGTGGAAGAACCTACTGGGACACCAAAGTAGTCAGCGAACTTCAGATCTGATCGGATCTGCTCAGATCTGCTCGGATCCGCTCGGATCTGCTCGGACCTGCTCGTCGGACACCGTGAGAACTTCAGACCTGCTCTTTGGAACTTCACACGCCGTGAGAACTTCGGATCTGCTCTCCCTCCTTCTCTGCTCTGCTCTCTCACAGAAGGAAGATGATGGCTGAGTCGAGTAATGATACTAGAATCGGACATGAGCCAAAGGATGGCTGGCCTCCGGATCGTGGGCTTTGATTACTGATTTTCTGAAACCAGATTTTCCAAGGAAGGATTCCAGATCGGCTTCTGCTAAAAATGATTCTAGATCTGTAGAGGGAGGTGAGGTTGATCGGGTCAAGGATGCAGATGAAAATAGGGAGGAGGTGCGACGATCCTACTCTACTGTGGTGGGTCATGCCTTGCCGGAAGTGGGAACTTTACCTGATCCTATTCACGCTGGAGCCTACACCAAGATCATAATCCCacaagatgcctatgaggaaaGACTGCTACGGTTCAGGTTTGCATTGATCGGGAGGACGAACTTTAGATACCTTTCAATGGATGACATTCGAAAGGAGGCGAAGGAGAATTGGAATCTAAAAGGCGGAGTGAAGATGGCTCCTATGGGGAAGGGGtattttcttttacaatttGAAAGGGAAGGAGACATGGCAGCCATGTGGAGACGAAGTCTTACAAGAGTCTGTGGGCAGATCATCAGATTCCAACCTTGGAAGGCAGATTTTGATGTTCATGCCAAGAACGTCAAAACCAAGTTGGTTTGGATCAGATTTCCTGACCTCCCActggaatactggcatgagagGATTCTGCTAACAATGGCCAAGGCATCAGGGAGACCTGTGGCACTGGACAGACGAACTCGATCTGCGGCAATGGGCGCTTTTGCGAGAGTCCAGGTTGAGGTAGAGATTGGAGCTACCAGACTCGAAGAAATCCAGGTAGAACGAAGGCAACCAGGAATTAACGAAACattctggttcaaacaaaatattatttatgaagATGCCTTGATCAGATGTGGTTTCTGCAAAAAAATGGGACATTCTGTCCATGTATGTAGAGTGAGAATGGACGCAGAGATCAGGAAGGAGTCGCAGCGCAAAGAGACTATTCCAGGGGCGGCCTATGTAGATGAAGAGGAAGGCGTCCAGAGCAATGGTCACCGGAATGAGAACAGTGGCCGCCGGAATGAGCAGAATCCGATGGCTGGTGCGTCTAACTTGGAAAGATTTTCCTTACTTTCGAAGGAACGATCTCCTTCCATGTTTGACTCGCACACTTTAAGGAACATTGATGGAAAATCAGTTATGCATAATTTGAATGGAGACATACAAATATGCCttccattagaagaagaagggaatatggaaagaaataatcTAGCTGACACGAATTACTTGGATGATGGGGAGAATGACTTGGATGATGGGGCGGATTCTATGGATGGATCGGATAATGGGTTGGTTGGTGGAAATGGGTCTCTTCTGGGTCAACATTCCTATAGAAATGTTGTTTCATCTTGTGGGGCTGGGAACAACACCCATAGGGCCATACAAGAGAAGGAATCTTCAAGCTCCATTTACCATGGTAGTGGTGATCGGGTGATGACCCTGTCTAGGCATGGCGAGCAACATGAGACTGGTCAGTGCCAAGCACTGCAATGGTACAACAATGTCATCTCGTCATTCAACCCTCTTGAGATTAATGGTGGCACGGTGGTGGTTAATCATAAGGAGGTAGAGTAGATAGACAAAACTCTCTGCGAAAGGGAGGCTTTGGATCTGGTTCCAGGAAGACAGGGAAAGGGGAAACACCTGACCAATACAGAGCAGACTTTGCGAAAGTCTGGCCGTATTGCCTCatcaaaaaatagtaaatgaaagccctctattggaatattagagggataAAGAAGGCTGCCGCAAGGTTAGCTTTGAGGAATATTTTAAGGGACAAAAGACCTGATTTCCTTTGCATTGCCGAACCTATGATTCCCTCTGACGCCTTTCCTACGTTGTTCTTCAACAAGCTGGGTTTTGACCCTGATTTCATCCATAACGAGCGTCTAGGCGGAGTCTCAAATCTATGGCTGATTTGGCGAAGAGGTGTAGCAAAGCCTGTTGTGCTAACGTCTTCTGAGCAGCAAATCTCTGTCTCTGTGCAATGGGCTCAGGAAATTTTCATCTTATCTATAGTGCATGCCAAATGCCTAAGAGCTGCTAGAAGAGAATTGTGGACCGACTTGGTGGCAACCCATCCTGGGCTGACTactccttggatgatttttggagatttcaatgccacccttctctcttctgaaaaaagggggcctgGAACTTTCAACCTTGGGTCAGCGGGAGATTTTGGCGCAATGGTGGATACTTGTTCACTAATTCAAGTTCCTTCGCAGGGAAGGAAATTCACATGGACTAATAACAGGAGAAGGGGACATGTCTCTGCTGTGCTCGATCGAAGCTTTTGCAATGAGGCCTGGATTTCTTATTTTCAAGAATGTCACCAACTTGTCTTGCAGAGAGTGGCGTCTGACCATACTCCCATTTTGGTGGTGTCTGAAGGCTCTGAAAGACCAAAAAACTGTCCTTTTCGCTTCCAGAGGTTCTGGGCAGACCATGAGGGTTATCTAAATGCAGTTAAGTCCTCCTGGGTGAATGACATTCCTGGATCGCCAATGATGGTTAtggctcaaaaattaaaaagattgaagGTCTTCCTGCGCTCCtgggcaaaagaaaattttccaaattttaatttggagatgatggaAGCAAAAAAATGCATGGAGGAGATCCAGACTGAAATTGACAGAGATGGGATAAATGACTCAATTTATGCcaaagaagctgatgcaaagaccAGATATCTGAAGGCCCtgcaaaattatgagaaattatgggctgaaaaatcTCGTTCTAGATGGAGGAATCAAGGAGATAGATGCTCAAGATTTTTTCGCATCTCAGTGAAGATTCGGCGAATGAAGAACTCCATTAAATCTCTGAAGATGGTTGATGGGACCCTGATCTCTGATAGagagcagatcaaggaatatGTTGCGGGTTATTATGAGCATTTTCACAAAGGTACTCCCCTTACCAATCACATGGATTTATTGCAATGCATTCCTAATGTATTGGAAGAATGGGATAGAGGTCGATTAGATGGTATTCCCTCTGACTCTGAGATTAAGAATGCAGTGTGGGATCTTGATCCAGATAGTGCTCCTGGTCCAGATGGAT harbors:
- the LOC122069484 gene encoding uncharacterized protein LOC122069484 yields the protein MKALYWNIRGIKKAAARLALRNILRDKRPDFLCIAEPMIPSDAFPTLFFNKLGFDPDFIHNERLGGVSNLWLIWRRGVAKPVVLTSSEQQISVSVQWAQEIFILSIVHAKCLRAARRELWTDLGRKFTWTNNRRRGHVSAVLDRSFCNEAWISYFQECHQLVLQRVASDHTPILVVSEGSERPKNCPFRFQRFWADHEGYLNAVKSSWVNDIPGSPMMVMAQKLKRLKVFLRSWAKENFPNFNLEMMEAKKCMEEIQTEIDRDGINDSIYAKEADAKTRYLKALQNYEKLWAEKSRSRWRNQGDRCSRFFRISVKIRRMKNSIKSLKMVDGTLISDREQIKEYVAGYYEHFHKGTPLTNHMDLLQCIPNVLEEWDRGRLDGIPSDSEIKNAVWDLDPDSAPGPDGFPGAFYKSCWDIISSDLCNAIRWFFRTGFMPYGINNNFLILVSARISVLLNGGPVGYFGVEKGLRQGDPISPMLFIIAEEVLCRGLSELLANNNIKALSGPRGAIIPTHILFADDVFIFSNASIRKQAIAEELGISICNFPTRYLGVEIFKGRVNKESLIPILDKVKGRLAGWKGKILSMAGRVELVRSVILGMMNHSSAEAWYSDSAISTKINLRGFLVQTRGKLD